In Geobacter anodireducens, a genomic segment contains:
- a CDS encoding peptide chain release factor 2, giving the protein MEAQIAAPGFWDNNEEAQKVLRERTRIEKLIDLWDRLNRQTDDIRVLIELGEEAQDGATLDEVRALNDCLEREVDGAEFQRMLSGPHDKNSCFVSINAGAGGTEAQDWAEMLLRMYLRYCERKGWKTEITDFQAGDEAGVKSATFTVDGEYAYGYLKAEAGIHRLVRISPFDSNARRHTSFASVFVFPEIEDDIEIKIAESDLRVDTYRSSGAGGQHVNTTDSAVRLTHLPTGIVVACQCERSQHLNKATALRMLRAKLYEKELQEREAQASELAGEKKEIGWGSQIRSYVLHPYKMVKDLRTGVESGNPDAVLDGALEDFVVAFLMGVRRDVKDSDE; this is encoded by the coding sequence CTGGAGGCGCAGATCGCCGCCCCCGGTTTCTGGGACAATAACGAGGAAGCCCAGAAGGTCCTGCGGGAGAGAACCCGGATCGAAAAGCTCATCGATCTGTGGGATCGTCTCAACCGCCAGACGGACGACATCCGCGTCCTCATCGAATTGGGGGAGGAAGCCCAAGACGGGGCGACGCTCGACGAAGTCCGCGCCCTCAACGACTGCCTTGAGCGCGAGGTGGATGGGGCAGAGTTTCAGCGCATGCTGTCGGGCCCCCACGACAAGAACAGTTGTTTCGTTTCCATCAATGCCGGTGCCGGCGGAACCGAGGCCCAGGACTGGGCCGAGATGCTGCTGCGGATGTACCTGCGCTACTGCGAGCGCAAGGGCTGGAAGACCGAAATCACCGACTTCCAGGCGGGAGACGAGGCAGGGGTGAAGTCAGCGACCTTTACGGTTGACGGTGAGTACGCATACGGCTATCTTAAGGCCGAGGCCGGGATTCACCGCCTTGTGCGGATTTCCCCCTTCGACAGCAACGCCCGCCGGCATACCTCCTTTGCCTCGGTGTTCGTTTTCCCCGAAATCGAGGACGACATCGAGATCAAGATCGCCGAGTCGGATCTGCGGGTCGACACCTACCGTTCCAGTGGCGCCGGCGGTCAGCACGTGAACACCACCGACTCCGCCGTCCGGCTTACTCACCTTCCCACGGGTATCGTGGTTGCCTGCCAGTGCGAGCGAAGCCAGCACCTGAACAAAGCCACGGCGCTGCGGATGCTCCGGGCGAAGCTCTACGAAAAGGAGCTCCAGGAGCGCGAAGCCCAGGCCTCCGAACTGGCCGGCGAGAAAAAGGAGATCGGCTGGGGAAGCCAGATCCGCTCCTATGTGCTCCACCCCTACAAGATGGTCAAGGACCTGCGGACCGGCGTCGAATCGGGCAACCCCGACGCGGTCCTGGACGGTGCACTGGAGGATTTCGTCGTGGCGTTCCTCATGGGGGTGCGGCGCGATGTGAAAGACTCCGACGAGTAA
- a CDS encoding diacylglycerol kinase — MKPTRFIDSANCAIDGILWASRTQPHMRYHFLAALGLLVAVLFLRVTPLEFTLLAVSVAFVLFAELMNTAVEAVVDLVSPGYHPLAKIAKDVAAGGVLTAAIGAAVMGYLILSKYIFPIYKEALAMIGTPTEMGTVVALLVVVIVVVILKSLSGRGTPLEGGLPSGHAAVAFGIATVVSLSTQDPLISILTIALAVMVSHSRLLLNIHTMREVVLGAITGTAVAALVLTLFRMLK, encoded by the coding sequence ATCAAGCCCACCCGGTTCATCGATTCGGCCAACTGCGCCATTGACGGGATTCTCTGGGCTTCACGGACCCAGCCGCACATGCGGTATCATTTCCTGGCAGCCCTGGGCCTGCTGGTGGCGGTGCTGTTCCTGCGGGTGACCCCCCTTGAATTCACCCTGCTGGCGGTGTCGGTCGCCTTCGTGCTGTTCGCGGAGCTCATGAATACCGCCGTGGAAGCGGTGGTGGATCTGGTGTCGCCCGGCTACCATCCCCTGGCCAAGATCGCCAAGGACGTGGCCGCCGGAGGGGTGCTCACGGCTGCCATCGGCGCGGCGGTCATGGGATACCTGATACTCTCCAAGTACATTTTTCCGATTTACAAGGAGGCCCTCGCCATGATAGGAACGCCCACGGAGATGGGGACGGTCGTAGCGCTCCTCGTCGTGGTGATTGTCGTGGTGATTCTCAAGTCCTTGTCCGGCAGGGGGACCCCCCTGGAGGGAGGACTGCCGAGCGGCCATGCCGCCGTCGCCTTTGGCATCGCAACGGTGGTTTCCCTCTCCACCCAGGATCCTCTGATTTCAATCCTCACCATCGCTCTGGCAGTGATGGTCAGCCATTCGCGCCTGCTGCTCAATATCCACACCATGCGCGAAGTGGTCTTGGGAGCGATTACGGGGACTGCCGTCGCCGCACTGGTCCTGACCCTGTTCAGAATGCTGAAGTAG
- a CDS encoding rRNA maturation RNase YbeY has protein sequence MKVAITNRQKRHPIGTRRLRKVAETILGALGYPDSELSVVITGDLGIRRVNRDYLGKDRPTNVISFAMGEGDFGDLNPDVLGDVIISADTAAREAEEAGIAFWSRLCFLLLHGILHITGYDHERSGEAEARRMEAKEREVFALLENGGLV, from the coding sequence TTGAAGGTAGCGATAACGAACAGGCAAAAACGCCATCCGATCGGGACGAGACGCCTAAGAAAGGTGGCGGAGACGATCTTAGGCGCCTTGGGATATCCCGATAGCGAACTGTCGGTGGTCATCACCGGCGATCTGGGCATCCGCCGGGTCAACCGCGACTACCTTGGCAAGGACCGCCCCACCAATGTCATCTCATTTGCCATGGGGGAGGGGGATTTCGGCGACCTCAACCCCGATGTGCTGGGTGACGTGATCATCTCGGCGGACACGGCGGCCCGGGAGGCGGAAGAGGCGGGCATCGCCTTCTGGTCGCGGCTCTGTTTCCTCCTGCTCCACGGCATCCTCCACATCACCGGCTACGATCATGAGCGGAGCGGCGAGGCCGAAGCCCGGCGGATGGAGGCAAAGGAACGGGAAGTCTTCGCCCTCCTCGAGAACGGCGGACTTGTCTAG
- a CDS encoding apolipoprotein N-acyltransferase — translation MDYRRFHMPGFNAVPRRDYVMAALSGVLLAVSFPTPGFSILAWVALVPLLLACGHKAPATAFRLGFTAGLVAYAGILYWINIAVVAYGRLHWSVSIVIFLMLAGYLALYPAVTVYVVRRGEERGITALLAFPVVWVGLEYVRSFLLTGFPWASLGYSQYRTLPLIQIADLTGVYGLSFLIALSNVVLYRIIRGFAARERAPYPVKSAAILVLLLIATLAYGFNRLHRPEAGAPFSVALIQGNIDQSVKWDPAFQEATVAVYERLSRKACSTGPADLVVWPESAVPFYLQNEEKYASRIRNLARELRSCTVVGSPAFERDGETIRYLNSAFLLSPWGDVMGRSDKIHLVPFGEYVPMAKFLPFVNKIVAGIGDFSPGAGIASLETGKGAIGVLVCFEGIFPELARGYVRAGSRILVNITNDAWYKRSSAPYQHLSMTVFRAVENRVPLVRAANTGITAIIDSKGHILRMTGLFEEAILTGEVRLGEGGTIYNRYGDVFAMACLACGALIALRAHRRAGSA, via the coding sequence GTGGATTACCGCAGGTTTCACATGCCCGGCTTCAATGCCGTCCCCCGGCGCGACTACGTCATGGCTGCCCTTTCGGGCGTGCTCCTTGCCGTGTCGTTCCCCACGCCCGGCTTTTCCATCCTGGCGTGGGTGGCCCTGGTGCCGTTACTGCTCGCCTGCGGCCACAAGGCTCCCGCCACCGCGTTCCGGCTCGGCTTCACCGCGGGGCTGGTGGCCTACGCCGGCATCCTCTACTGGATCAACATCGCCGTGGTAGCCTATGGCCGCCTCCACTGGAGTGTCAGCATCGTCATCTTCCTGATGCTGGCGGGCTACCTGGCCCTTTATCCCGCCGTAACCGTCTATGTCGTCAGGCGCGGCGAAGAGCGGGGGATCACCGCGCTTCTTGCGTTTCCGGTGGTCTGGGTGGGGCTGGAGTATGTCCGATCCTTTCTGCTCACCGGTTTTCCCTGGGCCAGCCTCGGGTACTCCCAGTACCGGACCCTGCCACTCATCCAGATAGCGGACCTGACCGGCGTCTATGGCCTTTCGTTTCTCATCGCTCTGAGCAATGTGGTCCTGTACCGGATCATCCGCGGCTTCGCGGCCCGCGAACGGGCACCCTATCCGGTGAAGAGCGCGGCTATCCTGGTTCTGCTCCTGATCGCAACCCTTGCCTATGGCTTCAATCGCCTGCACCGTCCCGAGGCGGGGGCTCCTTTCTCCGTGGCCCTGATTCAGGGCAACATCGACCAGAGCGTAAAGTGGGACCCGGCGTTCCAGGAGGCGACGGTGGCGGTGTACGAGCGCCTGTCCCGCAAGGCGTGCAGCACTGGCCCCGCGGATCTGGTGGTCTGGCCCGAGAGCGCGGTGCCGTTCTATCTCCAGAACGAGGAGAAATACGCGTCCCGCATCCGGAATCTGGCGAGGGAGCTGCGCAGTTGCACGGTTGTGGGGAGCCCGGCCTTTGAGCGGGACGGCGAAACGATCCGCTACCTGAACAGCGCCTTCCTCCTGTCTCCGTGGGGGGACGTGATGGGCCGCAGCGACAAGATCCACCTGGTTCCCTTCGGCGAGTACGTGCCCATGGCGAAGTTTCTCCCCTTCGTCAACAAGATCGTGGCCGGCATCGGCGATTTCTCGCCCGGAGCCGGGATTGCCTCCCTTGAGACGGGAAAGGGGGCCATCGGGGTGCTGGTCTGCTTCGAGGGTATCTTCCCCGAACTGGCCAGGGGGTACGTGCGGGCCGGAAGCAGGATTCTGGTCAACATCACCAACGACGCCTGGTACAAGCGATCTTCCGCCCCCTACCAGCATCTCTCCATGACCGTCTTCCGCGCCGTGGAGAACCGGGTTCCCCTGGTGCGGGCCGCCAATACCGGCATCACTGCCATCATCGACAGCAAGGGGCATATTCTCAGGATGACCGGCTTGTTCGAGGAGGCAATTCTTACCGGCGAGGTGCGACTGGGAGAGGGGGGCACCATCTACAACCGTTATGGCGACGTCTTTGCCATGGCCTGCCTGGCCTGTGGCGCGCTGATAGCACTGCGTGCCCATCGCAGGGCCGGCAGCGCCTGA
- a CDS encoding 3-hydroxyacyl-[acyl-carrier-protein] dehydratase FabZ, whose product METVFDINEIMKILPHRYPFLLVDRIVEYVAGERIVGIKNVSINEPFFQGHFPGHPVMPGVLIVEAMAQVGGIYAYVTLGDEVRDKVCYFASIDNVKFRKPVVPGDQLRIEVTISGCKRGIWCFSARATVNGKLVTEAELKATFADKEKL is encoded by the coding sequence ATGGAAACAGTCTTTGATATCAACGAAATCATGAAGATTCTCCCCCACCGCTACCCCTTCCTCCTGGTGGATCGGATCGTGGAGTACGTTGCCGGCGAGCGGATCGTGGGGATCAAGAACGTCAGCATCAACGAGCCGTTTTTCCAAGGCCACTTTCCTGGACATCCGGTGATGCCGGGAGTCCTGATCGTTGAGGCCATGGCCCAGGTGGGGGGAATCTACGCCTATGTGACCTTGGGTGACGAGGTTCGCGACAAGGTCTGCTACTTCGCCTCCATCGACAACGTCAAGTTCCGCAAGCCGGTGGTGCCGGGAGACCAACTGCGGATCGAAGTGACGATCTCCGGTTGCAAGCGGGGTATCTGGTGCTTCAGTGCCAGGGCCACCGTGAACGGCAAGCTGGTCACCGAGGCGGAGCTCAAGGCGACCTTTGCCGACAAGGAAAAGCTCTAA
- a CDS encoding peptidoglycan-binding protein translates to MVKKLTLFLVFVAVAFVTATGCAMPRAGLSRVGHAIQVGAFSDVKNAERLTARLQVRGIDAFYFKRDNGLYAVRFGDFPSREAARREARRLVADGMIGSYFIASPENLPVAKRETVIRKEPAATIGRPKPDQPRSRPDNDRGNRDMGAIAARTAERFVGIPYRWGGDTVVDGMDCSGFVRAVYNLCGVNIPRTSREQFKVGDPVGRGDLRDGDLVFFGASDDSINHVGIYVGDNRFVHAPRRGDDIKVSSLDENYFTSRFMGGRRYF, encoded by the coding sequence ATGGTGAAAAAACTAACCCTCTTTCTCGTGTTTGTCGCAGTGGCCTTTGTGACGGCCACGGGCTGCGCCATGCCCCGGGCGGGTCTCTCCCGCGTGGGCCATGCCATCCAGGTGGGGGCCTTCTCCGACGTGAAGAACGCCGAGCGTCTTACGGCAAGGCTCCAGGTTCGCGGCATCGATGCGTTCTATTTCAAGCGTGACAACGGCCTCTATGCGGTCCGCTTCGGCGACTTCCCCTCCCGGGAGGCTGCCCGGAGGGAGGCCCGCAGGCTGGTGGCCGACGGCATGATCGGCTCCTACTTCATCGCCTCGCCGGAAAACCTGCCCGTCGCGAAGCGCGAAACGGTCATCCGCAAGGAGCCCGCCGCGACCATCGGCCGGCCGAAGCCCGACCAGCCCCGCAGCCGCCCCGACAACGACCGGGGCAACCGGGACATGGGGGCCATTGCCGCCCGCACTGCGGAGCGGTTCGTTGGCATCCCCTACCGCTGGGGCGGGGATACCGTCGTGGACGGGATGGACTGCAGCGGGTTCGTCAGGGCCGTGTACAACCTCTGCGGGGTCAACATTCCCCGAACCTCCCGCGAGCAGTTCAAGGTGGGCGACCCGGTCGGGCGCGGGGATCTGCGCGACGGCGACCTGGTCTTCTTCGGCGCCTCCGATGACAGCATCAACCACGTGGGGATCTACGTGGGTGACAACCGCTTCGTCCATGCCCCCCGCCGCGGCGACGACATCAAGGTTTCGTCCCTTGACGAGAACTATTTCACCTCCCGTTTCATGGGCGGGCGGCGCTACTTCTAA
- a CDS encoding ABC transporter ATP-binding protein: MSSLIEVVDLCKTYGAGDTRVDVLRGVNLAVAEGETIALVGASGAGKSTLLHLMGTLDRPSSGSVLFGGEDVFRKSDMDLAAFRNRSIGFVFQFHHLLPEFTAEENVMMPALIGGMKRSAALVPARELLSEVGLAHRLTHKPGELSGGEQQRVAIARALVLSPRLLLADEPTGNLDMKTSDEVHETLSEINRKRGLTLVVVTHNERLASRMGRTVRLVDGRIEE, from the coding sequence ATGAGTAGCCTCATCGAGGTTGTGGACCTCTGCAAGACCTACGGCGCCGGAGACACCCGCGTCGATGTGCTCAGGGGGGTCAATCTGGCGGTTGCCGAAGGGGAAACCATTGCCCTGGTGGGGGCATCGGGGGCCGGCAAGAGCACCCTGCTCCATCTTATGGGGACCTTGGACCGGCCGTCGTCGGGGTCGGTGCTGTTCGGCGGCGAGGATGTCTTCCGGAAGAGCGACATGGACCTGGCCGCCTTCCGCAACCGCTCCATCGGCTTCGTGTTTCAGTTTCATCATCTGCTGCCTGAGTTCACGGCAGAGGAAAACGTCATGATGCCGGCCCTGATCGGCGGCATGAAGCGATCCGCGGCGCTTGTCCCGGCCCGGGAGCTGCTTTCGGAGGTCGGCCTTGCCCACCGGCTCACCCACAAGCCGGGGGAGCTGTCCGGCGGGGAGCAGCAGCGGGTGGCCATCGCGCGGGCTCTGGTCCTGTCGCCCCGGCTCCTGCTGGCCGATGAGCCGACCGGCAACCTGGACATGAAGACCAGCGACGAGGTTCATGAAACGCTTTCCGAAATCAACCGGAAACGGGGCCTGACCCTGGTGGTCGTGACCCACAACGAGCGGCTCGCTTCCCGCATGGGGCGGACTGTCCGGCTGGTGGACGGCCGCATCGAGGAGTAG
- a CDS encoding peptidylprolyl isomerase, protein MRNVEKILVLLLLLVGIVVAACSDRETKPAGEAKPASAAGASDAVTTASGLSYVDLVAGSGAAPVAGKPVKVHYTGWLENGTKFDSSVDRGEPFVFTIGAGEVIPGWDEGVMSMKVGGKRRLIVPPQLGYGAAGAGGVIPPNATLIFEVELLDVAS, encoded by the coding sequence GTGAGAAACGTCGAGAAAATTCTCGTACTGCTGCTGCTTCTGGTCGGTATCGTCGTGGCGGCCTGCTCGGACAGGGAAACCAAGCCGGCCGGCGAGGCGAAGCCTGCAAGCGCCGCCGGCGCCTCTGATGCCGTCACGACCGCGTCGGGGCTTTCCTACGTGGACCTTGTCGCCGGGTCCGGTGCGGCCCCCGTGGCCGGTAAACCGGTGAAGGTTCACTACACGGGCTGGCTTGAGAACGGCACGAAGTTCGACAGCTCCGTGGACCGGGGAGAGCCGTTCGTCTTCACCATCGGCGCGGGCGAGGTGATCCCGGGATGGGACGAGGGGGTCATGTCCATGAAGGTCGGCGGCAAACGCCGTCTCATCGTGCCTCCCCAACTCGGGTACGGTGCCGCCGGAGCCGGCGGGGTGATCCCGCCGAACGCCACGCTGATTTTCGAGGTGGAACTGCTCGACGTTGCCTCGTGA
- a CDS encoding EVE domain-containing protein produces the protein MNRQRRFWLFKSEPSCFSFDDLGNRPDGTEHWDGVRNFQARNLLRDEIKPGDGVLFYHSNVTEPAVVGIARVVSEGYPDWTALDPAGEHFDPRAGRDNPIWYMVDVRYVRPLARPVTLAELKMHPEVADMVLLQRSRLSVQPVTPAQWEFILRLGGIHEPFNQ, from the coding sequence ATGAACCGCCAGCGGCGTTTCTGGCTCTTCAAGTCCGAGCCGTCCTGTTTTTCGTTCGACGACCTCGGGAACCGTCCTGATGGCACCGAGCACTGGGATGGCGTGCGCAACTTCCAGGCCCGCAATCTTCTGCGCGACGAGATCAAGCCCGGCGACGGGGTCCTCTTCTATCACAGCAACGTCACCGAGCCGGCCGTGGTCGGCATCGCCCGGGTGGTGAGCGAGGGGTATCCCGACTGGACCGCCCTGGACCCGGCCGGCGAACATTTCGATCCCCGGGCCGGCCGGGACAACCCCATCTGGTATATGGTCGACGTCAGGTACGTGAGGCCTCTCGCGCGGCCGGTGACGCTTGCCGAACTGAAGATGCACCCGGAGGTGGCGGACATGGTCCTCTTGCAGCGGAGCCGCCTTTCAGTGCAACCGGTGACCCCGGCCCAATGGGAGTTCATCCTGAGGCTCGGCGGGATCCATGAGCCGTTCAATCAATAA
- the lysS gene encoding lysine--tRNA ligase (class II; LysRS2; catalyzes a two-step reaction, first charging a lysine molecule by linking its carboxyl group to the alpha-phosphate of ATP, followed by transfer of the aminoacyl-adenylate to its tRNA; in Methanosarcina barkeri, LysRS2 charges both tRNA molecules for lysine that exist in this organism and in addition can charge the tRNAPyl with lysine in the presence of LysRS1), producing MEELSELLLQRRRKVDALWEAGINPYPNDFKPHHTSADFRETYGTVDTIEDDPRSFTVAGRIIARRSFGKAAFIQIQDRKGRMQVYVRKDTVGDDAFDAFETFDIGDIVGVGGTPFRTKTGELTLNATFIRLLTKSLQPLPEKFHGLTDVETRYRQRYVDLIVNPEVREVFVKRSRIVNLIREFMVRKDFLEVETPMMQPIPGGATARPFVTHHNALDMQLFLRIAPELYLKRLVVGGFERVFEINRNFRNEGISVRHNPEFTMMEFYQAYATFEDLMDFTEELLCHVAQDVLGTLDFTYQEMPISFQRPWKRLTVVEAILEYGDIDAKSLADRDLAYAYAQRLGLDLPADVGYGKLITEIFEEVAEAKLIQPTFITAYPTEVSPLSRKSDKDPEIVDRFELFIAGREMANAFSELNDPVDQKERFLAQVAAKAKGDDEAHYMDEDYIRALEFGLPPTAGEGIGIDRLVMLLTDSPSIRDVILFPQLRKEK from the coding sequence ATGGAAGAGTTGAGTGAGCTGTTGCTCCAGAGACGGCGCAAGGTCGACGCCCTCTGGGAAGCGGGGATCAATCCCTACCCGAATGACTTCAAGCCCCACCATACGTCTGCCGATTTCAGGGAGACCTATGGCACTGTGGATACCATTGAGGATGATCCCCGCAGTTTTACCGTTGCGGGCCGCATCATCGCGCGCCGCTCCTTCGGCAAGGCCGCGTTCATCCAGATCCAGGACCGGAAGGGCCGGATGCAGGTCTACGTACGCAAGGATACGGTGGGCGACGATGCGTTCGATGCGTTCGAAACCTTCGATATCGGCGACATCGTCGGCGTCGGCGGCACCCCGTTCCGGACCAAGACCGGCGAGCTCACCCTCAACGCCACATTCATCCGGCTCCTGACCAAGTCGCTCCAGCCGCTTCCCGAGAAGTTCCACGGCCTCACGGACGTGGAGACGCGCTATCGCCAGCGCTACGTGGACCTCATCGTGAACCCCGAAGTGCGCGAGGTGTTCGTCAAGCGGTCCCGCATCGTCAATCTCATCCGCGAATTCATGGTGCGCAAGGATTTCCTCGAGGTGGAAACGCCCATGATGCAGCCGATCCCCGGCGGCGCCACGGCACGTCCCTTCGTGACCCACCACAATGCCCTCGATATGCAGCTTTTTCTCCGGATCGCGCCGGAGTTGTACCTGAAGCGGCTCGTGGTCGGCGGCTTCGAGCGGGTCTTCGAGATCAACCGCAACTTCCGCAACGAGGGGATTTCGGTGCGCCACAACCCCGAGTTCACCATGATGGAGTTCTATCAGGCCTATGCCACCTTTGAAGACCTGATGGATTTCACGGAGGAACTCCTCTGTCATGTGGCGCAGGACGTGCTGGGGACCCTCGACTTCACCTACCAGGAGATGCCGATCAGCTTCCAGCGCCCCTGGAAGCGGCTCACCGTTGTCGAGGCGATTCTGGAATATGGCGACATCGACGCCAAGTCCCTGGCGGACCGGGATCTGGCCTACGCCTACGCCCAGCGGCTGGGGCTCGACCTGCCCGCCGACGTGGGGTACGGCAAGCTCATTACCGAGATTTTCGAGGAAGTGGCGGAAGCAAAGCTGATCCAGCCGACCTTCATTACCGCCTACCCCACCGAGGTGTCACCCCTTTCCCGCAAGAGCGACAAGGACCCGGAGATCGTGGACCGGTTCGAGCTGTTCATTGCCGGCCGCGAGATGGCCAACGCCTTTTCCGAGCTGAACGATCCCGTGGACCAGAAGGAGCGGTTCCTCGCCCAGGTGGCGGCCAAGGCCAAGGGCGACGACGAGGCCCACTACATGGACGAGGATTACATCCGCGCCCTGGAGTTTGGCCTTCCCCCCACCGCGGGGGAGGGGATCGGCATCGACCGGCTCGTGATGCTGCTGACCGATTCACCTTCGATTCGTGACGTCATTCTCTTCCCGCAACTGCGCAAGGAGAAATAA
- a CDS encoding outer membrane protein assembly factor BamA, with amino-acid sequence MRRLQATSLGIIAAVVLNVQGVRAEGEKIIDVRVNGNRRVETAAITNALSLKTGDLLYAEKVDADVRAVYKLGQFIDVRAETEQGDGGVVLVYTVQEKPIIREIRIEGNKELSTDKVRDALGLKANSIFSQKELTLAGKRVKKLYGDEGYYLAEVTTRSEKRSDTDVRVIVSVAEGEKVLIKSIRFEGNKAFSASKVRGVMETKEKWFLSWLTGAGTYKDEVVKNDVNLIADLYFNNGYVNVKVGEPQVTLNEDKSGLIVTIGITEGDQFRTGSIGFKGDLLEKEEDLAKGLRLKSGDIFSRANLRTDVMALTDLYADKGFAFANVTPLTKVNPETKTVDLTFEFEKGDKVFFDRINVSGNTKTRDKVIRRELKVAEGETYSSTGLKQSKQRLMNLGFFEEAAISTVKGSSENKLDVNIEVKEKPTGTFSIGAGYSSLDGLIGQGSVSQGNFLGLGLRANLAASIGGKSSTFNLGLTDPYFLDTRWTLGGDLYRTERDYLDFTRRATGGDIKAGYPLSDTMRTLWVYKYEQKEIFDISPALRVVPETDSTTSSIYVSLTRDTTDYRLDPTRGMVNNLSVEFAGLGGTNRFLRYYGDTSVFFPTGFGTVLSLRGTLGYIQGLGGKDISIDERFFAGGINTLRGFEGRSVSPSIITYVPTTDPLTGLPTTNPERAFVGGDKEAILNVEYTIPLLKDAGLKGVLFFDAGNVYGENQDMFSSVLMSYGAGIRWVSPMGPLRLEYGIPLNPRDGIDKSSGRFEFSIGSFF; translated from the coding sequence GTGCGACGGCTACAAGCGACTTCACTAGGAATCATTGCCGCAGTGGTGCTGAACGTTCAGGGCGTTCGGGCCGAGGGTGAGAAAATCATCGATGTCCGGGTCAACGGGAACCGGCGGGTCGAGACGGCTGCCATAACCAATGCTCTTTCGCTCAAGACGGGCGATCTGCTCTACGCCGAAAAGGTGGATGCCGATGTGCGGGCTGTTTACAAGCTCGGGCAGTTCATCGACGTGCGGGCAGAGACCGAGCAGGGCGACGGCGGAGTGGTCCTGGTCTATACGGTGCAGGAGAAGCCCATTATCCGCGAGATCAGGATCGAGGGTAACAAGGAGCTTTCCACCGACAAGGTGCGGGACGCCCTGGGACTCAAGGCGAACTCCATCTTTTCCCAGAAGGAGTTGACCCTGGCTGGCAAGCGGGTCAAGAAACTCTACGGGGACGAGGGCTATTACCTGGCCGAGGTCACCACCCGGAGCGAGAAGCGTTCCGACACCGACGTGCGGGTGATTGTCTCGGTTGCCGAAGGGGAAAAGGTCCTGATCAAGTCGATCCGCTTCGAAGGAAACAAGGCGTTCAGCGCAAGCAAGGTTCGCGGGGTCATGGAAACCAAGGAAAAGTGGTTCCTGTCCTGGCTTACCGGTGCCGGCACCTATAAAGATGAAGTGGTGAAGAACGATGTGAACCTCATCGCCGATCTCTACTTCAACAACGGCTACGTCAACGTCAAGGTCGGCGAGCCCCAGGTGACGCTCAACGAGGACAAAAGCGGCCTCATCGTGACCATCGGCATCACCGAGGGGGACCAGTTCAGGACCGGAAGCATCGGCTTCAAGGGGGATCTGCTGGAAAAGGAAGAGGACCTCGCCAAGGGGCTCAGGCTCAAGTCGGGGGACATCTTCAGCCGGGCGAATCTCCGCACCGACGTTATGGCGCTCACCGATCTCTATGCGGACAAGGGGTTCGCCTTTGCCAACGTGACGCCGCTCACCAAGGTGAACCCGGAGACGAAGACCGTGGACCTGACCTTCGAGTTCGAGAAGGGGGACAAGGTTTTTTTCGATCGGATCAACGTCAGCGGCAACACCAAGACCCGCGACAAGGTCATTCGCCGCGAGCTGAAAGTGGCCGAGGGCGAAACCTACAGCAGCACCGGCCTCAAGCAGAGCAAGCAGCGCCTCATGAACCTGGGGTTCTTTGAGGAAGCGGCAATCTCCACGGTCAAGGGGAGCTCCGAGAACAAGCTGGACGTGAACATCGAGGTGAAGGAGAAGCCCACCGGTACCTTCAGCATCGGTGCCGGCTACAGTTCCCTGGACGGCCTTATCGGCCAGGGCTCCGTTTCCCAGGGCAACTTCCTCGGTTTGGGCCTCAGGGCCAACCTGGCCGCCTCCATCGGCGGCAAGTCGTCCACGTTCAACCTGGGTCTCACCGACCCCTATTTCCTCGATACCCGCTGGACCCTGGGGGGCGACCTCTACCGGACCGAGCGCGACTACCTCGACTTCACCCGCCGGGCAACGGGCGGCGACATCAAGGCGGGGTATCCCCTGAGCGACACCATGAGGACCCTGTGGGTCTACAAGTATGAACAGAAGGAAATCTTCGACATCTCACCGGCCCTGCGGGTCGTGCCCGAGACCGACTCCACCACCAGCTCCATTTACGTGAGCCTGACCAGGGACACCACCGACTACCGTCTCGACCCCACCCGCGGCATGGTCAACAACCTCTCGGTCGAGTTTGCCGGACTCGGCGGCACAAACCGGTTCCTCCGCTACTACGGCGACACCTCGGTCTTTTTCCCGACCGGCTTCGGGACGGTGCTGAGCCTGCGGGGCACCCTCGGCTACATCCAAGGGCTCGGGGGCAAGGACATTTCCATCGACGAGCGCTTCTTCGCCGGCGGCATCAATACGCTGCGGGGATTTGAGGGCCGAAGCGTGAGCCCGTCCATTATCACCTACGTGCCGACCACCGACCCGCTGACCGGCCTCCCCACGACAAACCCCGAACGGGCCTTTGTCGGCGGCGACAAGGAGGCGATCCTTAACGTGGAATACACGATTCCGCTGCTCAAGGATGCGGGCCTCAAGGGGGTCCTCTTCTTTGATGCGGGCAATGTGTACGGCGAGAACCAGGATATGTTCTCCAGTGTCCTGATGAGCTACGGCGCCGGTATCCGGTGGGTGTCCCCCATGGGTCCGCTGCGGCTTGAGTACGGCATTCCGCTCAACCCCCGCGACGGCATCGACAAATCGAGCGGGCGGTTCGAATTTTCAATCGGGAGCTTTTTCTAG